A window of Fictibacillus halophilus contains these coding sequences:
- a CDS encoding PhoH family protein, with amino-acid sequence MSETKRLNSLQLENTTEAASLFGPNDAFLKVIEDKLNVSIVTRGEDILVSGELNKAEMVEETLFVLLKLVRKGIKISERDIVYAVQLAEKNMLDELSELYEEDIAVTAKGKPIRVKTLGQRHYVQSMRKRDLVFGIGPAGTGKTYLAVVMAVNALKEGKMKKIVLTRPAVEAGESLGFLPGDLKEKVDPYLRPLYDALHDLLGAEHTERLIERGTIEIAPLAYMRGRTLDESFVILDEAQNTTPEQMKMFITRLGFGSKMVITGDLTQIDLPRGKESGLKVTEKRLESVKGIDFIYLKQLDVVRHPLVQRIIEAYETYED; translated from the coding sequence TTGTCAGAAACGAAAAGACTTAATTCATTACAACTCGAAAATACGACAGAAGCAGCTTCACTTTTTGGGCCTAACGATGCTTTCTTAAAGGTGATTGAAGACAAGCTTAACGTTAGTATCGTCACTAGAGGAGAAGACATTTTAGTATCTGGTGAACTGAATAAAGCCGAAATGGTTGAAGAGACTCTGTTTGTCTTGCTGAAGTTGGTGCGAAAAGGTATCAAAATCTCAGAAAGAGACATTGTTTACGCTGTTCAGCTTGCAGAAAAAAATATGCTAGATGAATTAAGTGAGCTTTATGAAGAAGATATTGCTGTTACTGCAAAAGGAAAACCAATCCGTGTAAAAACGCTAGGACAGCGTCATTATGTGCAGTCCATGAGAAAGCGCGACCTCGTTTTTGGTATCGGTCCTGCTGGTACAGGGAAAACCTATCTTGCGGTTGTTATGGCAGTCAACGCTTTAAAAGAAGGTAAGATGAAAAAGATCGTCCTTACTCGTCCTGCTGTTGAAGCGGGTGAGAGCTTAGGGTTTCTCCCAGGTGATCTTAAAGAAAAAGTAGATCCTTATCTACGTCCCCTCTACGATGCTCTACATGACCTTCTAGGGGCCGAACATACAGAAAGGCTAATCGAGCGAGGTACGATTGAAATTGCTCCACTGGCGTACATGAGAGGCCGTACGCTTGATGAAAGCTTTGTAATATTAGATGAGGCTCAAAATACTACACCAGAACAGATGAAGATGTTTATAACGCGTCTTGGTTTTGGATCGAAGATGGTCATCACAGGTGATCTTACACAAATAGATCTTCCTCGTGGAAAAGAATCGGGATTGAAAGTAACTGAAAAAAGGCTTGAAAGCGTTAAAGGCATCGATTTTATATACTTAAAACAATTAGATGTTGTTCGTCATCCGCTTGTTCAACGAATTATTGAAGCATATGAAACATACGAAGACTAA
- the yqfD gene encoding sporulation protein YqfD, which produces MKNKWNHLKGYVRVEIIGQDSSSFINTCIQSGIQIWDIQPLENNRALVSISVSDVQKARGILKENKLKIRIKEKKGTPFLLKRMWKRNGFILGMLSFICLLFLLSNMIWNINVTGANPKTEYELRKAAVELGVTKGKFIFLLPNVREIQRDLTEKMDNVTWIGVTQHGTSYRFEVVEKEIPEAKQVTGPRHLVATKEAVIHSVFVEKGQPIVGVNDYVKKGSLLVSGLIGKEKKPQLVSAKGEIWGEVWYQTEVEVPLNTSFQTYTGKYKNRHFVSLFGLNVPVYGFSEGEFKDKTETLNESPLYLAKWKMPFSYIKKEIRETDGVKRSYTKAEAIEVGKKMAKKELSKKLPDDAKINGEKVWQQNVSNGKVKLTMLYQVIENIASAQPIPIQQGE; this is translated from the coding sequence ATGAAAAATAAATGGAACCATTTGAAAGGGTACGTAAGGGTAGAAATTATTGGACAAGATTCTAGTTCATTTATCAATACGTGTATTCAATCAGGTATTCAAATTTGGGATATACAGCCTCTTGAAAACAACCGTGCACTCGTCTCCATATCTGTCTCAGATGTACAAAAAGCAAGAGGAATCTTAAAAGAAAACAAGTTGAAGATCAGGATTAAAGAAAAGAAAGGGACGCCTTTTCTTCTGAAGAGAATGTGGAAGAGGAACGGATTTATCCTAGGTATGCTCTCGTTTATTTGTCTATTATTTTTATTATCTAATATGATTTGGAATATAAATGTTACGGGGGCAAATCCTAAGACAGAATATGAGTTAAGAAAAGCAGCTGTAGAACTTGGAGTCACAAAAGGTAAATTTATTTTTTTGTTGCCGAACGTTCGAGAGATACAGCGGGATTTAACAGAGAAGATGGATAACGTTACCTGGATTGGTGTCACTCAGCATGGTACATCATACCGATTTGAAGTGGTCGAAAAAGAGATTCCAGAAGCAAAGCAAGTTACAGGGCCAAGACATCTTGTCGCAACAAAGGAAGCTGTGATTCACTCCGTATTTGTCGAAAAGGGACAACCTATCGTAGGTGTTAACGACTATGTTAAAAAAGGATCGTTGTTAGTCTCAGGTTTGATCGGAAAAGAAAAAAAACCGCAGCTTGTAAGTGCGAAAGGTGAAATTTGGGGAGAAGTCTGGTATCAAACAGAGGTTGAAGTACCTTTGAACACTTCCTTTCAAACATACACCGGCAAGTACAAAAACAGGCATTTCGTTTCACTTTTTGGACTAAATGTTCCTGTTTATGGATTTTCAGAAGGAGAATTTAAAGATAAAACGGAAACACTAAACGAATCACCTCTATATCTAGCTAAATGGAAAATGCCGTTTTCTTATATAAAGAAAGAGATCAGGGAAACGGATGGAGTAAAACGTTCTTATACGAAAGCCGAGGCAATTGAAGTAGGAAAAAAGATGGCGAAGAAAGAACTTTCAAAAAAATTGCCTGATGATGCAAAAATTAATGGCGAAAAAGTTTGGCAACAAAACGTCTCGAATGGTAAAGTTAAACTAACGATGCTCTACCAAGTAATTGAAAATATTGCATCTGCACAACCTATACCTATCCAACAAGGAGAATGA
- the yqfC gene encoding sporulation protein YqfC yields MGKLRQQVNKWMMQNLELPADVVMDLPRITMIGQLHIYIENHRGVKAFSNEQLTLKLKQGVLHIKGSEFVIKTILPEEILLEGTISSVDFENE; encoded by the coding sequence ATGGGCAAATTGCGGCAGCAAGTGAACAAGTGGATGATGCAAAACCTTGAGCTACCAGCAGATGTAGTGATGGATTTACCCCGAATCACGATGATTGGACAACTGCACATCTATATTGAGAACCATAGGGGTGTTAAGGCCTTCTCAAATGAACAGCTCACACTCAAACTAAAACAAGGCGTTCTTCATATAAAAGGAAGTGAGTTTGTTATTAAAACGATCTTACCTGAAGAAATTTTATTAGAAGGTACGATCTCTTCTGTCGACTTCGAAAACGAATAA
- the floA gene encoding flotillin-like protein FloA (flotillin-like protein involved in membrane lipid rafts): MLEFGSIASIVVIGLIVIALAVLFTFVPVMLWISALAAGVRVGIFTLVGMRLRRVIPNRVVNPLIKAVKAGLDLSTNQLESHYLAGGNVDRVVNALIAAHRANIELSFERAAAIDLAGRDVLEAVQMSVNPKVIETPFIAGVALDGIEVKAKARITVRANIERLVGGAGEETVIARVGEGIVSTIGSSQNHKKVLENPDMISQTVLSKGLDAGTAFEILSIDIADIDIGKNIGAELQTDQAMADKNIAQAKAEERRAMAVAKEQEMKARVQEMRAKVVEAEAEVPMALAEALRSGNMGFMDYMNMKNIMADTTMRESISKSSTPDKEDDEKGRKL; encoded by the coding sequence ATGTTAGAATTTGGATCGATCGCCAGTATTGTTGTCATAGGATTGATCGTAATCGCTTTAGCCGTTTTGTTTACATTTGTGCCCGTAATGTTATGGATCTCTGCTCTAGCAGCAGGAGTGAGAGTAGGGATCTTTACGTTAGTTGGGATGAGATTAAGAAGGGTTATTCCGAATCGTGTAGTTAACCCATTGATTAAAGCTGTTAAAGCAGGATTAGATTTGAGTACGAACCAGCTCGAAAGTCACTATCTAGCAGGAGGAAATGTTGACAGAGTAGTAAATGCTTTGATTGCTGCTCATCGTGCAAATATAGAACTCAGCTTTGAAAGAGCAGCTGCCATTGATCTTGCAGGCCGTGATGTACTTGAAGCAGTTCAAATGAGTGTAAACCCTAAAGTGATTGAAACGCCTTTTATTGCCGGTGTTGCATTGGATGGTATTGAAGTGAAAGCAAAAGCAAGAATTACCGTTCGTGCAAATATAGAACGGCTGGTAGGTGGAGCAGGTGAAGAAACAGTAATCGCTCGTGTTGGTGAAGGGATCGTTTCAACAATCGGTTCCTCTCAAAATCATAAAAAAGTTCTTGAGAATCCCGATATGATTTCACAGACGGTCCTCTCTAAAGGATTGGACGCTGGAACGGCTTTTGAGATTTTGTCCATTGATATTGCAGACATCGATATTGGCAAGAATATCGGAGCAGAACTTCAAACAGATCAAGCGATGGCTGATAAAAATATCGCTCAGGCAAAAGCAGAAGAAAGACGTGCGATGGCTGTAGCGAAAGAACAAGAGATGAAAGCAAGAGTTCAAGAGATGAGAGCGAAAGTTGTAGAAGCAGAAGCAGAAGTACCAATGGCATTAGCAGAAGCTCTTCGTTCTGGAAACATGGGTTTTATGGATTATATGAACATGAAGAACATTATGGCAGACACTACGATGCGTGAATCGATCAGTAAATCATCAACCCCTGATAAAGAGGATGATGAAAAAGGACGGAAGTTGTAG
- a CDS encoding NfeD family protein: MKRIRLFIYMLCLIWGIYGVLSTSHVFSAGKGKIVTFIPVEHEVERGLEAFLDRSIQKAEKDGTDHIVLEIYTPGGRVDAALHIAKVMRESEIPITAYVVKNAFSAGAYIALNADQIVMKPSTTIGSAAVIDSQGNTAGQKAESAWKAEMLAAAELNDRAPIYAEAMVDPDVEIPELGLEKGELLTLTASEALKVGYAEKIAEDRQELLAYLDLEDAKVLESNPTFADKVARFVTNPVVVPILLSLGSLGLVLELYTPGFGIAGSIGALSLLLFFYGHMIAGLAGWEALILFGVGLILLILELFLPGGIIGILGVVAVLTGLIMAGGSLSGILIAIAIAIVVTIIGSYFFLRSFGYNGSLKKLVLFDSTSSEKGYLSHKEREDLTGRIGITATTLRPSGSVKLDDEFLDVVTEGSYIEKGTPVKIIKASGGRVVVRAIENNE, from the coding sequence GTGAAAAGGATTCGATTATTCATCTATATGCTTTGTCTGATTTGGGGTATTTATGGTGTACTTTCAACTTCCCATGTATTTTCAGCAGGGAAAGGGAAGATAGTTACTTTCATTCCTGTAGAACATGAAGTAGAAAGAGGCCTTGAAGCTTTTTTAGATCGGAGTATCCAAAAGGCAGAGAAAGATGGAACTGATCATATCGTTCTAGAGATTTATACTCCTGGAGGCAGAGTAGACGCTGCACTACATATCGCAAAAGTCATGAGAGAATCAGAAATTCCAATCACAGCGTATGTGGTTAAAAACGCTTTTTCAGCAGGAGCGTATATCGCTTTAAACGCTGACCAGATTGTTATGAAGCCATCTACTACAATCGGATCTGCCGCAGTGATCGACAGTCAAGGAAATACCGCTGGACAAAAAGCAGAGTCTGCCTGGAAAGCTGAAATGCTTGCAGCAGCAGAGCTGAACGATAGAGCTCCAATTTATGCTGAGGCGATGGTAGACCCAGACGTTGAGATTCCTGAGCTTGGATTAGAAAAAGGTGAACTGCTTACTCTTACAGCTAGTGAAGCATTGAAAGTAGGCTATGCAGAAAAAATCGCAGAAGATCGTCAAGAATTATTAGCATACCTGGATTTGGAAGATGCAAAAGTTTTAGAGTCTAATCCTACTTTTGCTGACAAGGTAGCGCGCTTTGTTACAAACCCTGTCGTAGTGCCTATTCTTTTATCATTAGGAAGCCTAGGGCTTGTTTTAGAGCTTTATACACCTGGTTTTGGGATTGCAGGCTCTATCGGTGCATTATCATTATTGTTGTTTTTTTACGGTCATATGATAGCGGGGCTAGCTGGTTGGGAAGCACTCATATTATTTGGTGTTGGACTGATCTTATTGATCCTAGAGTTGTTTCTGCCGGGTGGTATTATCGGTATACTGGGGGTGGTCGCAGTGTTAACAGGTTTGATTATGGCAGGTGGATCATTATCAGGAATTTTAATCGCTATTGCCATAGCGATAGTTGTTACAATTATTGGATCTTATTTCTTCTTACGATCATTTGGTTATAACGGGTCATTAAAGAAACTCGTTCTATTTGATTCTACAAGCTCTGAAAAAGGTTACTTATCTCATAAAGAACGAGAAGACTTAACAGGCCGGATAGGAATCACAGCGACAACTCTACGACCGTCTGGAAGTGTGAAGCTTGATGATGAATTCTTAGATGTAGTAACTGAAGGATCGTATATTGAAAAAGGTACGCCGGTAAAAATCATTAAAGCTTCAGGTGGACGTGTTGTAGTGAGAGCTATTGAAAATAACGAATAA
- a CDS encoding GatB/YqeY domain-containing protein yields MSLLNELNQDMKQAMKDKNKQKLSVIRMLKASLQNEAIKQGRELNEEEELTVLVREMKQRKDSLQEFEKAGRDDLVAGLQDEIAVLTPYLPKQLTEEELQEIVAQTISEIGAASKADMGKVMGALMPKVKGKADGGLVNRIVQQQLS; encoded by the coding sequence ATGAGTCTTCTTAATGAATTAAATCAAGATATGAAACAAGCGATGAAGGACAAGAACAAGCAAAAGCTTTCTGTAATTCGCATGCTTAAGGCATCACTTCAAAATGAAGCCATCAAGCAGGGGCGTGAATTAAACGAGGAAGAAGAGCTTACCGTTCTTGTACGCGAAATGAAACAAAGAAAAGACTCCCTCCAAGAATTCGAAAAAGCTGGCCGCGATGATTTAGTCGCTGGACTTCAAGATGAAATTGCTGTTCTTACGCCATATTTACCAAAACAGCTCACGGAAGAAGAACTTCAAGAAATCGTTGCTCAAACTATTTCTGAAATCGGTGCTGCTTCTAAAGCTGATATGGGTAAAGTTATGGGGGCGCTCATGCCTAAAGTTAAAGGGAAAGCCGATGGCGGACTCGTTAATCGTATTGTTCAGCAACAATTATCATAA
- the rpsU gene encoding 30S ribosomal protein S21: protein MAETRIRKNESIDDALRRFKRSVSKDGTLAEVKKRKHYEKPSVKRKKKAEAARKRKF, encoded by the coding sequence ATGGCAGAAACACGTATTCGCAAGAATGAATCCATTGATGATGCTCTTCGTCGTTTTAAAAGATCCGTTTCCAAAGATGGAACATTGGCTGAAGTTAAAAAGCGCAAGCATTATGAAAAGCCAAGCGTAAAGCGTAAGAAGAAGGCTGAGGCAGCAAGAAAGCGTAAGTTCTAA
- the deoC gene encoding deoxyribose-phosphate aldolase encodes MSNLNVARMIDHTALKAETSKKEILTLCEEAKKYNFFSVCVNPTWVYTAFEQLKESDVAVCTVIGFPLGANTPEVKAFETKNAIENGATEVDMVINIGALKDGNYELVEQDVRAVVEAAKGKALTKAIIETSLLTNEEKVKACEIAVKAGIDFVKTSTGFSTGGATVEDIKLMRETVGPNIGVKASGAVRDRETALAMIEAGATRIGASAGIAIVEGGTSTSDY; translated from the coding sequence ATGAGCAATTTAAACGTTGCAAGAATGATCGACCACACAGCATTAAAAGCTGAAACTTCAAAGAAAGAAATCTTAACTCTTTGTGAGGAAGCTAAAAAATATAATTTCTTTTCTGTTTGTGTTAATCCAACTTGGGTTTATACAGCATTTGAACAACTAAAAGAATCAGATGTTGCTGTTTGTACAGTAATTGGTTTCCCATTAGGTGCAAACACTCCAGAAGTAAAAGCGTTCGAAACGAAGAATGCGATTGAAAACGGTGCAACTGAAGTAGATATGGTTATCAACATTGGTGCATTAAAAGATGGCAACTACGAGTTAGTTGAACAAGATGTTCGTGCAGTTGTTGAAGCAGCTAAAGGCAAAGCTTTAACAAAAGCGATCATTGAGACTTCACTTCTTACAAACGAAGAAAAAGTTAAAGCTTGTGAGATCGCTGTTAAAGCAGGAATTGATTTCGTAAAAACATCAACAGGATTCTCTACTGGTGGAGCAACTGTTGAAGACATCAAATTAATGCGTGAAACGGTTGGCCCGAACATCGGTGTTAAAGCTTCTGGCGCTGTTCGTGACCGCGAGACGGCTTTGGCTATGATCGAAGCTGGTGCAACACGTATTGGAGCAAGTGCGGGAATCGCGATTGTAGAAGGCGGCACATCTACTTCAGATTATTAA
- the mtaB gene encoding tRNA (N(6)-L-threonylcarbamoyladenosine(37)-C(2))-methylthiotransferase MtaB, translating into MPSVAFHTLGCKVNHYETEAIWQLFQAEGYERTDFDSTADVYVINTCTVTNTGDKKSRQVIRRAIRKNPDAVICVTGCYAQTSPAEIMAIPGVDVVVGTQDRSKMLTYIQQYKEERMPINGVSNIMKARVYEELDVPAFTDRTRASLKIQEGCNNFCTFCIIPWARGLLRSRKPEDVLSQAQQLVDSGYKEIVLTGIHTAGYGEDMKDYSFAKLLDDLDKNITGLKRIRISSIEASQISDEVIEVMGRSDKVVPHLHIPLQSGSNTVLQRMRRKYSMEMFGERLDRLKEALPGLAITSDVIVGFPGETEEEFMETYRFIEKHKFMELHVFPYSKRTGTPAAKMEDQVPEDIKNERVHKLIALSDQLAKEYASNYEDTVVEVIPEEAFKEDPTNKLYVGYTPNYLKVLFEGNEEMIGKLVKVKITEAGYPYNKGVFVKQEMEEILKQAVSS; encoded by the coding sequence ATGCCATCCGTTGCATTTCATACATTAGGTTGTAAAGTAAATCATTATGAGACTGAAGCAATCTGGCAGCTGTTTCAAGCTGAAGGATATGAACGTACAGATTTTGATAGTACAGCAGACGTCTATGTAATCAATACATGTACCGTAACAAATACGGGAGATAAAAAGAGCAGACAAGTTATACGAAGAGCTATCCGGAAAAATCCGGACGCTGTTATTTGTGTAACAGGTTGTTACGCTCAAACTTCGCCTGCAGAGATTATGGCGATTCCAGGGGTAGACGTTGTTGTCGGCACACAAGACCGTTCTAAAATGCTTACTTACATTCAACAATATAAAGAAGAACGTATGCCTATTAATGGTGTGTCGAACATCATGAAAGCACGTGTGTATGAGGAACTAGATGTTCCTGCATTTACCGATCGAACACGAGCTTCACTTAAGATTCAAGAAGGATGCAATAATTTCTGTACATTTTGCATTATTCCTTGGGCAAGAGGCCTCCTTCGCTCTCGGAAACCTGAAGATGTACTTTCTCAAGCTCAGCAGCTTGTAGATTCTGGTTACAAAGAGATCGTTCTAACAGGCATTCATACAGCTGGATACGGAGAAGATATGAAGGATTATTCTTTTGCAAAGCTGTTGGATGATCTTGATAAGAACATCACTGGTTTAAAACGCATCCGTATCTCATCCATTGAGGCTAGCCAGATCTCTGATGAAGTGATTGAAGTTATGGGCAGATCAGACAAAGTAGTTCCTCATCTTCATATACCACTACAATCAGGGTCTAATACCGTGCTTCAACGAATGAGAAGAAAATACTCTATGGAAATGTTCGGTGAAAGATTAGACCGTCTAAAAGAAGCACTTCCAGGACTTGCGATTACATCAGATGTAATTGTTGGGTTTCCAGGTGAGACAGAGGAAGAGTTCATGGAGACGTATCGTTTCATCGAGAAACACAAATTTATGGAACTTCATGTATTCCCATATTCCAAGCGTACTGGCACACCAGCTGCAAAGATGGAGGATCAAGTTCCAGAGGATATTAAGAACGAACGCGTACACAAGCTGATCGCCCTCTCAGATCAATTAGCAAAAGAATATGCATCTAACTACGAAGATACAGTTGTTGAGGTAATTCCTGAAGAGGCATTTAAAGAAGACCCTACGAACAAACTATACGTAGGATACACACCTAACTATCTTAAAGTTTTATTTGAAGGAAACGAAGAGATGATTGGGAAATTGGTGAAAGTGAAAATCACTGAAGCTGGGTATCCTTATAATAAAGGTGTATTTGTAAAACAAGAAATGGAAGAAATCCTAAAGCAAGCTGTTTCAAGCTAA
- a CDS encoding 16S rRNA (uracil(1498)-N(3))-methyltransferase, with amino-acid sequence MQRYFVSSENWKDDSVTITGDDAKHILKVMRMQVGDNFICCDNKGRTSLCEIIEVDGNEVETKIVNDIEKKAELPVSVTIAQGLPKGDKLEYIIQKGTELGALSFFPFSADRSVVKWDDKKAVKKKERLEKIAKEAAEQSHRNRVPDILNPGSFSDLLKMAEQYKIKIVAFEEEAKQMEISRFASALRTAEIGDSILCVVGPEGGISDKEATLLSDHGFLLCGLGPRILRTETAPLYLLSAISYHFELKG; translated from the coding sequence ATGCAAAGGTACTTTGTTTCATCAGAAAACTGGAAAGATGACTCTGTTACGATTACAGGGGATGATGCTAAGCACATCTTAAAGGTGATGAGAATGCAAGTAGGAGACAATTTCATCTGCTGTGATAACAAAGGTCGTACATCTTTGTGTGAAATCATAGAGGTTGACGGTAACGAAGTAGAGACGAAGATTGTGAATGATATCGAGAAAAAGGCTGAGCTTCCTGTCTCTGTTACCATTGCTCAAGGACTGCCAAAAGGGGATAAGTTAGAATACATCATCCAAAAAGGTACCGAACTCGGGGCTTTGTCCTTTTTTCCATTTTCAGCAGACCGATCTGTTGTAAAATGGGATGACAAAAAAGCGGTGAAGAAAAAAGAAAGACTTGAGAAAATTGCAAAAGAAGCAGCAGAGCAATCACATAGAAACCGGGTTCCAGACATTTTGAATCCTGGTTCTTTTTCTGATTTGCTAAAAATGGCAGAACAGTATAAGATAAAAATCGTTGCGTTTGAAGAAGAGGCAAAACAGATGGAAATCTCTAGATTTGCTTCTGCTTTACGTACAGCTGAAATAGGAGACTCAATCCTTTGTGTGGTCGGCCCAGAAGGTGGCATCAGTGATAAAGAAGCAACCTTGTTAAGTGATCATGGATTCTTATTGTGCGGGCTGGGTCCTAGGATATTAAGGACAGAAACAGCACCGTTGTACTTGTTATCAGCTATTTCTTATCATTTTGAATTAAAGGGGTGA
- the prmA gene encoding 50S ribosomal protein L11 methyltransferase: protein MKWSEISIHTTQEAVEPVSNILHEAGASGVVIEDVDDLSKERQSVFGEIYQLNPSDYPSEGVILKAYLPVNSFLGETVEEIKQAITNLVKYDIDIGANTISISEVNEEEWATAWKKYYKPVKISKRITITPTWEDYKPVHSDELIIELDPGMAFGTGTHPTTVMSLQAIEKYIAEGDSVIDVGTGSGVLSIASAMLGANKVEAYDLDEVAVNSARLNVKLNKVNQKVHVDQNDLLKGIEGPVDLVVGNLLAEIILLFVEDTAKVLKPGGYFITSGIIQGKKRDVKAKLEEHGLTIVEVLEMEDWVAIVAQNKQ, encoded by the coding sequence ATGAAATGGTCAGAGATTAGCATCCACACTACTCAGGAAGCTGTTGAACCAGTATCGAATATTTTACATGAGGCGGGAGCTAGCGGAGTTGTGATTGAGGATGTAGATGACCTCTCTAAAGAGCGTCAATCCGTATTTGGCGAAATCTATCAGCTGAACCCTTCTGACTATCCTTCTGAAGGCGTAATTTTAAAAGCTTACTTACCCGTCAACAGTTTTTTAGGTGAAACGGTTGAAGAGATCAAACAAGCGATCACAAATCTTGTGAAATACGATATTGATATCGGAGCAAACACGATTTCAATATCAGAAGTAAATGAGGAAGAATGGGCGACTGCTTGGAAAAAGTATTATAAACCAGTAAAGATCTCAAAACGGATCACAATCACTCCTACATGGGAAGATTATAAACCTGTACATTCAGATGAACTTATTATTGAGCTTGATCCAGGTATGGCTTTTGGTACAGGAACACACCCAACTACTGTCATGAGTTTGCAAGCTATTGAAAAATATATAGCTGAAGGTGATTCAGTTATTGATGTAGGAACGGGATCTGGTGTATTGAGCATCGCATCAGCTATGTTAGGTGCCAATAAAGTTGAGGCGTATGACCTGGATGAAGTGGCAGTGAATTCTGCACGACTTAATGTAAAGCTGAACAAAGTAAACCAAAAAGTGCATGTTGATCAGAATGATCTTTTAAAGGGGATTGAAGGTCCAGTTGATCTTGTAGTAGGGAATCTCTTAGCAGAGATTATACTCTTGTTTGTTGAAGATACAGCTAAAGTATTGAAGCCAGGTGGTTATTTTATTACGTCTGGGATCATCCAAGGCAAAAAGCGCGATGTAAAAGCTAAATTGGAAGAGCATGGACTTACGATCGTGGAAGTATTAGAAATGGAAGATTGGGTTGCGATCGTTGCCCAAAATAAGCAATAG
- the dnaJ gene encoding molecular chaperone DnaJ has product MSKRDYYEVLGLDKNASNDEVKKAYRKLARKYHPDVNKEADAENKFKEVKDAYETLSDPQKKAHYDQFGHTDPNQGFGGGGAGFDGFGDIFDMFFGGGGGRRNPNGPRQGNDFQYGLRLSFEEAVFGKETEIQIPTEESCETCHGSGAKPGTKPETCTHCNGSGQLNVEQNTPFGRIVNRRVCNHCSGKGKIVKEKCKTCHGNGKVRRNKKISVKVPAGVDNGQQIRMSGHGEAGVNGGPAGDLYVVFQVADHEFFERDGDDILCEMPLTFSQAALGDEIEVPTLYGKVKLKIPAGTQTGTHFRLRGKGVKNVHGRGQGDQHIQIKVITPKNLTEKQKQLLRDFSEISGSMPDEQQDGFFDKVKRAFKGE; this is encoded by the coding sequence ATGAGTAAACGAGATTATTACGAAGTACTTGGATTAGATAAAAATGCCTCAAACGATGAGGTGAAAAAAGCATACCGTAAACTTGCCAGAAAGTATCACCCAGATGTAAATAAAGAGGCAGATGCGGAAAATAAATTTAAAGAAGTAAAAGATGCTTACGAAACACTGAGTGATCCTCAAAAGAAGGCTCATTATGACCAATTTGGCCATACTGATCCAAACCAAGGATTCGGTGGCGGTGGAGCTGGTTTTGACGGCTTTGGCGATATTTTTGATATGTTCTTTGGTGGAGGGGGAGGACGGAGAAATCCAAACGGTCCTCGTCAAGGAAATGATTTTCAGTATGGACTTAGACTATCTTTTGAAGAGGCGGTTTTCGGTAAAGAAACCGAGATACAGATCCCTACAGAAGAATCTTGTGAAACATGTCATGGATCGGGTGCTAAGCCAGGAACAAAGCCTGAAACGTGTACACATTGTAATGGAAGCGGTCAGCTGAATGTTGAACAGAATACACCGTTTGGCCGTATTGTTAATCGTCGAGTATGTAACCACTGTAGTGGAAAAGGTAAAATCGTAAAAGAAAAATGTAAGACGTGTCATGGAAATGGGAAAGTGCGCAGAAACAAAAAGATTTCTGTTAAAGTGCCAGCTGGTGTAGACAACGGCCAGCAAATCCGTATGTCTGGACACGGCGAAGCAGGTGTGAACGGCGGTCCTGCAGGTGATCTTTATGTTGTGTTCCAAGTAGCGGATCACGAGTTCTTCGAGCGTGATGGAGATGATATCCTTTGTGAGATGCCTTTAACGTTCTCGCAAGCAGCGCTTGGTGATGAGATTGAAGTTCCAACACTTTACGGAAAAGTTAAGCTGAAGATTCCAGCAGGAACACAGACAGGAACTCATTTCCGCTTAAGAGGAAAAGGTGTTAAAAACGTTCACGGAAGAGGTCAAGGTGACCAGCACATTCAAATCAAAGTCATCACACCTAAAAATCTAACAGAAAAACAAAAACAGCTTCTTCGCGACTTCTCAGAAATCAGCGGAAGCATGCCAGATGAACAACAAGATGGATTCTTCGACAAAGTAAAACGCGCCTTTAAAGGCGAATAA